The genome window GCGGGTGAGAACGATGTTGTTGGGATGACGTTCGAACAGCTCGCGTTAGTAGTCGAAGTCGAGGCTGTATTCAGCATCACCCCGAACTAGGCAGTTCACCGGGGTCCAGGGGGTAACCCCTGGTGGGGAGTGCAGAGGGGCAACGCCCCTTTGCCCGCCGGAGGCCTGGCCGTCGAGAGATGTCTGAAGGAGGGCGTATCCAAGCGCGGACGACGTGCCGTATGTCCCCTCACCAATTCGCGGGGACTCCAGAGCGAGCGGACAGTCCTCAACGCCACCTCCACAAAGGGGACGTCCGTTGTGTCCCACGGTTCCTCATGGAAGTGCCTCCGGCGGCAAGGGGGCGTGGCCCCCTTGACCCCAGGCTGCCGTGGCACGTTGGGTTTGAGCTATCGACGTCGTGCCGGCATGGACGGCTATTCGTCGTCGTCCCCCTCCTCCGGCATACGCCGCACCGGCCGCACATACCGCCCGTTGTGATGCCTGAAGTAAGCCGCACTGAGCGGCATGTTCTTCAAGATATGCGTGTGCGACCAACCCACCGCCGCCGCAATCGTCCGGATCGGCGGCAACGGCTTCTCCAGCTTCGTCATGTAGTAGAGCACCTCCGCATCCGTCGGCCGCGTCGCCGGCACCGTCTCGCCAGCCATGCTTCTGAGCGCCTCGATCAACCGCTCCACCGCCACCCGCATATGCTTGTGCTCCGTCGCAATCACCCGCAGCTGACTGACCACGTCCTCCGGTTCTTGACACGGCGCATCGATACCTGTAATTTTGTTCACAAGTTGACCTTTCACAGGGGAGACTCATGACCGGGACGGCCCGCCAGCCGCCCCGGTCTTTTTGTTGTCTGCCGGTCTTTTGTTGTTTGAAAGAAGAGCGGAGCCCACGCTCCGTCGTCATCTCACGCGCGCCCGGCGCGATCGAACGAATCGTCCGCGCAGTGACCGGCGCCGGTGAGCATGGATTGATCTGGGGACAGCGCAGCCCCCTCGCGGCCAAAAGATCCGCCGCGAAGCAGCCCCGCCATCGGACAAGGAGAGGCCACGCCAGCAGCGCGGCCGGAGCGAAAACTCCTACGCGGTCGGCAACAGCCGGTGCGCAAGCAGCATCACGGCATGGGCCCGGAGGAAGGCGAGACCGCGGCAATACCGCGGGTTCGTTCTCCAGTCGGTGATGACCTTGTCGGGAATTCCGGCCACAATTTCCCCTACCCCTTCACACACAGCGGCCTGATCGTCGCAGGCCCCGGCGAGCGTCCTTCGCTCTGTCCTGTTTCGTTCGCCGATTTATGCCACACAGGGGTAGTGAACGCAAGTTCATTACGTGCGGATTTCGGGGAGCGAGGGTTTTGCCTGAGACCGGGGCATTCTGTTGTGTGAAGAACGCGTCGGGGGACGCTGTTGGGAGTCGCTGGCGGCGGGATCCGCCCGGGGGGGAAGATGAAACACAGAGGTATGGAGAGGCACAGAGAAAGGCAGGAGAGAGAGGACCGGTCGGGGACGCGAACTCCCGCCTCCGCTGCCTTAGATCTGTGTCTATCTGTGTTCATCTGTGGCCTGATTCTCTGCCTCTGTCGTGCGTCGACGCCCTCGAATCCCGGAACCTGGACAGCCACCGGGAAGGATCGCGGCGCCCGGTGCGAAACACACAAGCAGCCTGTGGCTGAGTAACATGCCCGCATGAAATCGACCGAACGGTTCTCGACCCGCGTCGCCAACTACGTCGCCTACCGGCCTCGTTATCCCGAGTCAGTCTGCGACTGCCTCCGGCGGCGCTGCGGCTGGTCGGACTCGACCGTCGTGGCGGACATCGGCTCGGGGACCGGGATCCTCAGCGAACTGCTTCTGCGGCATGGCAACCGGGTCTACGGCGTCGAGCCGAACCGCGAGATGCGCGAGGCGGGCGAAGAGGAGCTTCGGCCGTATCCGGAGTTCCACAGCGTGGCCGGGACCGCGGAGGAGACGACGCTGCCGGGGTCGAGCGTGGACTTTGTGACGGCCGGGCAGGCGTTCCACTGGTTTGACCGCGCGGCCGCGGCGGCGGAGTTTCGGCGGATCCTGCGGCCCGGCGGATGGGTCGTGCTGATCTGGAACGATCGCCGCCGGGACGGGTCTCCCTTTGCGGAGGCGTATGAGCGGCTGCTGCAGGAGTTCTCGAGCGACTATGAGAAGGTCGACCACAAGAACGTGACCGATGCGGTGCTGGACGGGTTCTTTGGCGGAGGGTATTCGCGGGACGTCTGTGAGAACCGGCAGACGTTCGACCTAGCGGGGCTGGAGGGGCGGCTGCTCTCGTCGTCGTACGCGCCGGAGGCGGGACACCCGCAGCATGCCGGGATGATGCAGGAGCTTCGCCGGATCTTCGCGACGCATCAGGTCGAAGGCCGGGTGCCGTTCGACTACGAGACGAAGGTGTACTGCGGTCGTCTCGATTGATGCGGTGACCGCGCCGGCACGATGTCCATCGCCGGCTTTGCAACCCCCGCGTGTTGCCGCGGCCCCGCACCCTGAATATTCCCTGAATCCCGGTAAATCACGCCAGCACCACCTCGTATGGACTCGTAACGCGAGTCAACGCGAAATCTTCGGCCACCCCCCGTTCTCCCCAGAGGACGTGATCCCGCGCTCGGCAGGTCACGCAGGGACGCCGCGCGTTTTCCGTGGGCCATTCAGGAATCCGTGCGATGAAGGAATTCATCATCGTGCTGGGGATGTGCGTTGCCAGCCTGCTCTTCGTCGACTCGCTCGACTACGCCGCGCTTCGGGCACAACATCCCTGGGCCACCGCTGACCAATTGAACCACATGAGCGAGTTCGATGCGTCCCACTTCGGTTCCCGGCAAGCCGCCCACGCCCCCGCTCGCGGTCACGGGTGCGGCCGGCCGCACCCCTCCGGCTGGGCCCGATGGCTGAAGTCCACCGAGGCGGCCAGCCAGCTCGAAATCGACGCGCGACAGCGCCTCGCCTGCCATCGTTCCGAACCGGCCCTCCCCGGATCGAGAGAGTGACCCCGGACGCATGACACCGCTGTCGACCTTCGCCCCTCTGCTGTGGCTCGCCCTGCTCGTCGCGGCGCTCCACCTGCGGCAGCCCCGGCCCGTCCGGTCGTGGTGGCAGACCGGATCGGCAACGGTCCAGTTCCTCGTCCTGCTGAGTCTGACCGCCTCGGCGATCGTGCCGCCGGCGCCGACGCCGTGGGGCCGAACGGTCCTGAGCGTCATCGGCCTGCTGCCGCTGCTCCTTCTGGTCGAGACCTTCTGGCAAGCCCGCTGCGGACCCGGGCGACGAAGCCCGTCTTGACCGGCGGTCCTCTCGCACCGGACACTTCCAAGGCAAAGACCGCTTCCACGCGCCGCCGTACCCACGCTCATGGCCGAGTCCCTCGTCTGGTCCGTCACGCTCTTCGCGATCCTTTCGATCGGGCTCTTCGGGATCGCGCAGTTCGTGACGCGCGCTCCAGACCGCCGCTGGTGGTCCGGGATCGGTCTCGTTTCGCTGGCCGGCTGGGAACTGTTGCGAACGAGTCGGCCGATTCCCTTCGACTCGCCGCTTCACTCAACGATCGCCGGTCTCGTGCTGTTCGGCGGGCTCATGACCCTGTCGATGGTCGTGGCGGGGCTCGCTCTCTGGCTGTGGCCCGGCGCGGCGAGAGAACCGTCCTGATCCGAGATCAGCCATGCGTCCCGCCACTCGCATCACTCTCGTTGTCGCGGTCCTGCTGGTCCTCTACGTCGGCTCGTTCCTGACCTTCCGCGCGTTTCCGGAAGAGTTCACGCTGGCTCCACCTGACCATCCGGAACGCTGGTTGGTCGTCTTCAGCAGGCACCCCGAAGTGCACGGGATGGTCCGGTGGTTCTACTGGCCTCTGACTCAGTGGGCTCCCGGACATCGCGGCTATCCGACAGACACGCAGCTCCGCAACGCGATCGAATTCAGCAATGCGTTGCGAGAACCGAGGCCAGTCCGACCGGAGACACCCGGGCGAGCTCCGTGACGCGCTCAGATCGGACCGCCGAACCCCGGACCGGGCTTCCGTGTCGTTCTCGGATGGCGTGGCCGTGCGTCGGCTCCGACTCCCGTTCGTGACTCCGTTTGTCCGGGCCGCTCGATGTACGTCCGCTTTGTCGTCGCGACACCCCAGCAGAACCCGTGGTGGGCGACGGGCGTCATTACGTCGGCCCGGATCCTCGGGGATGACGGCGTCCTGGAACCTTACGAAGTCGACGTCGTGGAAGCGGCGTTCGACTGGTTCAACACCCATCTCCCCTGTCCGCCGTTTCAGCAGAACCTCAACTCGGGCCGCTGGACGCTGGACGCCGTCGCCTGGTTCCTTCCGTACGCCCGGGAACCGATCGCCCGGATGTGGGACCTGGTCGCGGTCCTGAAGCAACACGGTGTGGCGACGCGGATGCTCCGGAGTCACTTCCCCGGCCGGATCGTGTACATCGACGACTTCCAGATCGTGGCCGAAACGCCCCATCAGCCGCCGTCGCGGTAGGGCTTCGTCGAAGCGTCCGCGCGGTGCCGGCGGGCGGCGCCCCCCTCGGTCTGGTCCTGATCTTTGGACGTCCGGTATAAAACACTTGTGGCCGTCGATCGCTCGTCGACATGCACCGGCTCATTGGAGGAGATTCCCGTGCTGACCTCGCGCTGCCTGTCGCCTCTCCTGCTCTTCGCCCTCCTGACAGGAGGGCTCGTTGCCGCGTCTCTCCCGGCCGCCGAGACAGCGCGGCCGGCCGAGACGTCCTTCGCTGAGACTTCTCTCACCGGGCAACTGCGGCGGGGGGCCGCCTTCGCCAAAGCCCGGGGGCTGACCGGGGTCGCCGCCTGGCTGGAGGCCCGGGGGAATGACCTGGATGCGGTCGTGTCGCGGCAGATCCAGTCGATCGCGGAAGAGTCACGACGGCTCCGGGCTCAGGCGGACGCTCTCAGCCGCCTGACCGGTGCCCCAACGCAGGTCGAAGTCGAAGTTCGGACGGTCGAGTTCGACCTGCTGAAGCTCGACACCCCGGAGGGAGCGGCGTTCCTCAAAGAACAGAAGATCCCGGTCCCTGCCCATGCGGAACTCCTGGGAGAGGAAGTCACGCGGGTGGCCGTCGCCTCCCGGTCCTTCCTGTTTGCGGCCGCCCGGAAGGGCTTCGCCCGGCAGGTTGGCTGTCCGAGCGTGGTGACCCGCCTCGGCGAGGAGAGCACGGTTCACGTGGACGCGCTTCCGTCCCCCGCGGCGGTGGAGCAGAACATGCGGGTCGGTCTCGCGCTGTCGGCCAAGCTGGTCCGGGCTGAGAAAGACCGCGTGGCGGTGGAAGTCAAGCACAGCATTTCCAGCGAGAACGGGAGCACGGTTCCGCTGGCAGGCGGCGGCGTGTCGCCCGTCTTGGATATCTCCAGCGCCCGATCGACGCTGACAATGGTTCCGGGGACGCCCTTGATCCTCGGGGGAATGGGGACGTCGTCCACGAGTCGGTTCCGCCCTCCCGGTTCCGATCCGAACGATCCGGCCGCGGAGCAGGTCTTCGAGTCGAAAACGTTGACGATCATGATCCTCAACGTCACTCGCGCGGAGTGACGGGGGACCGTTTCGCCCCGCGGTCGGACCCTGAGGCCGCGCAGCGGGCCGTTCTGTCCGCAAGCTGGGCGGGGGGCTCCAGCCGTGTGCGGCTCGCGCTGGACTGGTGAGGCCTCCGGACGGGCCTGTATCGTCTTGAGAGGCTGTCGATGCGCTCCGCCCCCTTCTTCATCCCTGAGGCCCAGGTCATGTCGCAGATCCGCAGATTCATTGAGGGCGGCTACGGACGGCTGACTCAGTCCGACGGGTACGAGGACGCCGCGCGGACGGTCCGCGTTTCGATCTGGCTCCTCTACGCCGGAGAACTCGACCGCGCCGGCTTTCTGCGGCGGATGCTGATCGAGATCCGGATGCATCGGGCGATCCGCCGGTCGTTGCGACGCCTCGCATCGCCGTGGGCCATGTACAGCATGGGGTTCGCCGGCCAATGAGTGTCCGCTCCGCGGCAACGGGGTGGCTCTCGGAATGCGTCACCGCTTCGGTCGGCGGCGGATCGCATGAGCGGGCACGCGGATTGCGACTCCTCCGGGATAGTTCGAACAGGAAATCCGGAGGAGGAAAGTCCGATGAACATGCTTCAGGAACTTGCGACCGACACGCTTTGCACGGGGGCGGTCGCGACCGCCGCGACGACGGCCGCCGTCAGTGCCCTCGGCCAGTGGGAGGAGGGAGAGCCGATCGCGCCGATCAATGCCGTCAGCCACATTGCCTGGGGCGATGAGGCGGCCGCGCACAACGAGGCCTCGGTCGAGTACACCGCCACCGGCGCGGCACTGAATGCCATGGCCGTCACCGGGTGGGCGGCGATCCACGAACTGGTGATGCGCCGCATGGGACCACGCACGATGGCGAATTCGATGGCTGTCGGAGCCCTCGTCGCGGCCGCCGCCTACGTCACGGACTACTACGTCGTGCCGCGACGGTTCACGCCCGGGTTCGAGAAGCGTCTCTCCGGCCCAGCGCTCGCCGGCGTCTACGCAGTCCTGGCCGCGTCGCTCGGTGTGGGGAGCCTGCTTCGCTCGCGCCGCGCTCTGGGTTCGTAGCCGCCGCGTCGGAATGGTCCGGAGTCAACACTCACCGGCTACTTCAGCGGCGGGTTGACCTCGATGGTCTCTCGACCTTCTCCGGTCGCGGCATCGAGGAGGTGGATTCCGTCGTCATCACACCAGCCCACCCGTTTGCCATCCGGGGAAATCTGTAACCCGTAGGGATCGCCGCCGAAAAGTTCCCGCGCCTTGGCCGTGGACCAGCGGACGGTCCCGTTGGCCTCGGACAGCGTGACGTGTGTTCCCTGCTGATCGTAATAGGCCGTGACGAACTGCTGTCCATCCGGGGAAGCGTCCACGGAACGGATGTAGTTGGGACGGGGCTCTTCGTCCAAACGGGCCTGCCCCTCGAAATCGATCAACCACAGGAGTCCGGTGGTATTGCAGCCCATCTTGTTGCGAAGACCGGCACAGATCCCGCCCCCGACGACGAGATGGTTCTCATCATGGAGGAACGTTGCCGACAGGGCGAAGGCTCCATCGTCCTCGTGGAACCCGCCCGTGGGGAGCTTGACCGTTCCGACCCCCTCCCAGGGGCTGCGGTCGAAGACTTCCAGATCCGGGCCGCAGCAGAACGCGAGCCGCCCGCCGTCTCGTGAGAAGGCCACGCCGCTGATCTTGTTCTCCTCGCGGGTGACGGAGTGGACCAGTTTGCCGGTCTCGACGTCGTGGATCCGCAGTTGGCCATCGACGAAGCTTCCCTCGGCGAGCTTCGAGAACGCGACGGCCAGCAGCCTTCCGTCGGGCGAGAAGACGACATCGTGGCAGGCGGAACCCCGGACCGCCTCCTCCACGGGGATCTCCAGAACCGGCTCGGCCTGTCCCAGTCGCAGCAGGGTGACGTGCCCGGTGTCCCTGGCCACCGCCAGGAGGGTGGCATCGCCGGGTGAGAAGGCTGCCCGCCGCGACCATCCGAACGCCTTCCAGGGCTGTTTGAGCGGAGTTCGGGGCGCCGGTTCCCGCAGGTCGAAGACGCGAAGCTGGTCGCCGCAGGTCAGGAGGTGGCGGCTGTCCCTGGAGAAGCTCAGGTCCCACAAGGTCGGCCGGTTGGGTGGGGCGGCGGAGGTCGATGCGGGCAGGCCGAGCACAAGCAGAGCGAGCGCAAGCGTTTTGACGAGGCGTAGAGAACACACGGCGGAAGGTCCCTCGATGCAGGACGAAGCGTGGCCAGCGACGATTATCTTGCCGGGCCCGACGGACCGGGTCCAGCGATCGTTGCGGGCGGCTTGACCGGCGGTCTGGACGCGGCTCACACTGATCGGTTGATTGGCGGGTGGGGCGGATTCAAAGGGGTTGAGGCCGGGGGCCGGGGGCGGGGGGGCGGGGACACCATGGGATCTGTGACGGGCCGTCTGTTGGTCGTGGGGGTTGTGTCGGGGCTGGCGGTCGGGTGTGAGCCGGTGATGCGGAGTGAGAAGGCCGAGAGGGATGCGGAGAAGTCGGTGTGGGAGCGGGAGCTTGATGAGTATCAGGCGCGGATCCGGCAGACCCAGACGCAGTTGGACCAGACGGACGAGCAGATCAAGCGTCGCGCGGCTTCGCTGAGCAAGATGGAGGAGCAGGATCAGCGGATGGATCGTCTTCTGGACAAGTGGGAGGAGCAGGCGCGGCGGGTGGATCTTCTGATTGATCGGGCGGAGAAGGGGAGCCCGTCTGTCTCACCGGCGGCATCGAATTGACTGTTCGAACGACGTCCTTGCCGGCACGACGCCCATAGCTCAAACCCAACGTGCTACGGCCGCTGGGGTCAAGGGGGCGACCCCTTGCCGCCGGAGGCGCTTCCATGAGGAACCGTGGTACGCAACGGACGACCGCTTTGTGGAAGCGGCGTTGAGGACTCACCGCTCGCTGTGGAATCCCCGCGGGTTGGTAAGGGGGGCATACGGCACGGTGTCCGCACTTGGATACTCACTCCTTCAGACATCTCCCGACGGCCAGGCCTCCGGCGGGCAAAGGGCCAATAAAACAACGCAGGCCCCTCTGCACTCCCCACCAGGGTGCCCCTGGACCCGGTGTTGTACTCACACCGATTCGCCGCTTGACCGACGACTCGCGCGAGGGCCACACTGCTGTCCCCCCCTC of Planctomyces sp. SH-PL14 contains these proteins:
- a CDS encoding class I SAM-dependent methyltransferase; protein product: MKSTERFSTRVANYVAYRPRYPESVCDCLRRRCGWSDSTVVADIGSGTGILSELLLRHGNRVYGVEPNREMREAGEEELRPYPEFHSVAGTAEETTLPGSSVDFVTAGQAFHWFDRAAAAAEFRRILRPGGWVVLIWNDRRRDGSPFAEAYERLLQEFSSDYEKVDHKNVTDAVLDGFFGGGYSRDVCENRQTFDLAGLEGRLLSSSYAPEAGHPQHAGMMQELRRIFATHQVEGRVPFDYETKVYCGRLD
- a CDS encoding WD40 repeat domain-containing protein, yielding MCSLRLVKTLALALLVLGLPASTSAAPPNRPTLWDLSFSRDSRHLLTCGDQLRVFDLREPAPRTPLKQPWKAFGWSRRAAFSPGDATLLAVARDTGHVTLLRLGQAEPVLEIPVEEAVRGSACHDVVFSPDGRLLAVAFSKLAEGSFVDGQLRIHDVETGKLVHSVTREENKISGVAFSRDGGRLAFCCGPDLEVFDRSPWEGVGTVKLPTGGFHEDDGAFALSATFLHDENHLVVGGGICAGLRNKMGCNTTGLLWLIDFEGQARLDEEPRPNYIRSVDASPDGQQFVTAYYDQQGTHVTLSEANGTVRWSTAKARELFGGDPYGLQISPDGKRVGWCDDDGIHLLDAATGEGRETIEVNPPLK